One window of Microbacterium sediminis genomic DNA carries:
- a CDS encoding carbohydrate-binding protein: protein MSERFAGRRFSWVRFSALLIVCAVLAGYGWFTWSSARDEAQAEASGDPWFAGYVDVTATPTYAFEAAPADDAQDDVVLAFVVAAAPDRCQPTWGAAYTLDEAAAALDLDRRIQRVRSQERDVVVSFGGLLNAELGDACESVDDLRDAYDVVLDRYHLTTIDLDLEGDALTDTAAMARRAEAIAALQQERRDADEELAVWLTLPVDTSGLTPQGTAAVAAFLDAGVDLAGVNAMTMNFAAGGSMAEASQASLESLHRQLDALYTDAGLPLGPTSLWRKIGATPMVGQNDVVADVFEVGDAGPLNAFARERGLGRMSMWSLNRDRACSANYADLTTVSDACSGVEQEEGEFAALLGKGFAGSPKDSAGAETVAEQPKAVVTDDPETSPYPVWSETAAYLAGTKVVWHGSVYEAKWWTSGDVPDDPVLQEWETPWTLVGPVLPGETPAPTIEVPDDLAPQWDPETAYEAGDLVMRNDAVFEARWWTLGDAPEEAFNDPGTSPWLALDEDALRELIADAE, encoded by the coding sequence GTGTCCGAACGCTTTGCTGGACGCCGCTTCTCCTGGGTGCGCTTCTCCGCGCTCCTGATCGTCTGCGCCGTCCTCGCGGGGTACGGCTGGTTCACGTGGTCCTCGGCCCGCGATGAGGCCCAGGCCGAGGCATCGGGCGACCCCTGGTTCGCCGGCTACGTCGACGTGACCGCCACCCCCACCTACGCCTTCGAGGCGGCGCCCGCCGACGATGCGCAGGACGACGTGGTGCTGGCCTTCGTGGTGGCGGCCGCGCCTGACCGCTGCCAGCCGACCTGGGGCGCCGCCTACACGCTCGACGAGGCGGCCGCGGCACTCGATCTCGATCGCCGCATCCAGCGGGTGCGCAGCCAGGAGCGCGACGTGGTGGTCTCGTTCGGCGGGCTGCTCAACGCCGAGCTCGGCGACGCGTGCGAGAGCGTCGACGATCTGCGTGACGCGTACGACGTCGTGCTCGATCGCTACCACCTCACGACGATCGATCTCGATCTGGAGGGCGACGCGCTCACCGACACGGCGGCGATGGCGCGCCGGGCCGAGGCGATCGCCGCGCTGCAGCAGGAGCGGCGCGACGCCGACGAGGAGCTGGCCGTGTGGCTCACGCTGCCCGTCGACACGTCGGGGCTCACCCCGCAGGGCACCGCGGCCGTCGCCGCCTTCCTCGACGCGGGCGTCGACCTCGCCGGGGTCAACGCCATGACCATGAACTTCGCCGCGGGCGGATCGATGGCCGAGGCCTCTCAGGCCTCGCTCGAATCGCTGCACCGCCAGCTCGACGCCCTCTACACCGACGCGGGTCTGCCGCTCGGGCCGACGTCGCTGTGGCGCAAGATCGGCGCGACGCCGATGGTGGGCCAGAACGACGTCGTGGCCGACGTGTTCGAGGTCGGCGATGCCGGCCCGCTGAACGCGTTCGCGCGCGAGCGCGGCCTGGGCCGGATGTCGATGTGGTCGCTGAACCGCGATCGCGCGTGCAGCGCCAACTACGCCGACCTCACGACCGTGTCGGACGCCTGCTCGGGCGTCGAGCAGGAGGAGGGCGAGTTCGCGGCGCTGCTGGGCAAGGGCTTCGCCGGCAGCCCGAAGGACTCCGCCGGCGCCGAGACGGTGGCCGAGCAGCCCAAGGCCGTGGTGACCGACGACCCGGAGACGAGCCCCTACCCCGTGTGGTCCGAGACCGCCGCGTACCTGGCCGGCACCAAGGTGGTGTGGCACGGCAGCGTCTACGAGGCGAAGTGGTGGACGAGCGGCGACGTGCCCGACGACCCGGTGCTGCAGGAGTGGGAGACGCCCTGGACCCTCGTCGGCCCCGTGCTGCCCGGCGAGACCCCGGCGCCGACCATCGAGGTGCCCGATGACCTCGCCCCGCAGTGGGACCCCGAGACCGCCTATGAGGCCGGCGACCTCGTGATGCGCAACGACGCCGTCTTCGAGGCGCGCTGGTGGACGCTCGGCGACGCCCCCGAGGAGGCCTTCAACGACCCCGGCACCTCGCCCTGGCTCGCCCTCGACGAGGACGCGCTGCGCGAGCTCATCGCGGACGCGGAGTGA
- a CDS encoding GGDEF domain-containing protein, which translates to MLVALVAMLRLVLGTDSPVETGVDVATVGVCLAATVWALARGERLLGVEGAFIGLLLAAGIATSTLVTRDPGAMLGGFVLMPLLLAYLAWALPRVATTIAGAAALVGVAAAALANEGLGDVVRTFAGPLLLGIAVCLYTLQVTAGLSEQLAAALLTDPLTGALNRRGLGDHLDRSARLGVVEHAIIVDLDRLKTLNDTEGHAAGDRLLVECVARWREAIGGRDAIARIGGDEFAIIVRSESIGEARQLLERVRAVSPSSFSAGVVPIGESIDSSDLFDSADAELYEDKGRRPDRRATPMTAGAGAVAPRRHTHFTVAATAAAMLAALHGLLSLPVVASTPEFVAAIGYSLLGCVGAVVLGVLGRRAPRWIVMCGVVVLAAITCAHLIVSLGPAPLLSGLFGLVPIALLVGGFSRRRVARPLLGAYTVAILIGIIVGLPRTFLGLGPAPFLVAVIVAWFLMEMVLQVRRGLEALASEDPLTGAVNRLGLDTALRQEIRRAGRRGGALALVLIDFDRFKQLNDRLGHARGDAVLRSAVDAWRGGLREGDVLARLGGDEFAILLPGADESAARSIMTRLEAASDAEWSWGVAELRAGDQGADLIERADRSLYAAKRAR; encoded by the coding sequence ATGCTCGTTGCGCTGGTCGCGATGCTGCGGCTGGTGCTGGGCACCGACTCGCCGGTCGAAACGGGCGTGGACGTGGCGACGGTCGGCGTCTGCCTCGCGGCCACGGTCTGGGCGTTGGCGCGCGGTGAGCGACTGCTCGGCGTGGAGGGGGCGTTCATCGGGCTGCTCCTGGCCGCGGGAATCGCGACATCGACGCTCGTCACGCGCGACCCGGGCGCGATGCTGGGCGGTTTCGTGCTCATGCCGCTCCTGCTCGCCTACCTCGCGTGGGCATTGCCCCGCGTGGCGACCACCATCGCCGGGGCCGCCGCGCTCGTGGGGGTGGCCGCTGCCGCCCTCGCGAACGAGGGCCTCGGCGACGTCGTGCGCACGTTCGCGGGACCGCTCCTGCTCGGCATCGCCGTGTGCCTGTACACGCTCCAGGTCACCGCCGGCTTGTCGGAGCAGCTGGCTGCGGCTCTGCTCACCGACCCGCTCACGGGAGCGCTGAACCGACGCGGGCTCGGCGACCACCTGGACCGTTCGGCGCGCCTGGGCGTCGTGGAGCACGCGATCATCGTCGACCTCGACCGGCTCAAGACGCTCAACGACACCGAAGGCCATGCCGCCGGGGATCGGCTGCTGGTCGAGTGCGTCGCGCGCTGGCGCGAGGCAATCGGCGGTCGCGACGCGATCGCGCGGATCGGCGGCGACGAGTTCGCGATCATCGTGCGGAGCGAGTCGATCGGCGAGGCCCGGCAGCTCCTCGAGCGGGTCCGGGCCGTATCGCCCTCGTCGTTCAGCGCCGGCGTCGTCCCCATCGGCGAGTCAATCGACTCCAGCGACCTGTTCGACAGCGCCGATGCCGAGCTCTACGAGGACAAGGGGCGCCGGCCCGATCGCCGCGCGACACCGATGACGGCCGGCGCCGGTGCCGTTGCTCCGCGACGGCACACGCACTTCACGGTCGCGGCCACGGCGGCGGCGATGCTGGCCGCGCTGCACGGGCTGCTCTCGCTCCCGGTGGTGGCGTCGACTCCCGAGTTCGTCGCCGCGATCGGATACTCCCTGCTCGGGTGCGTCGGCGCGGTGGTGCTCGGAGTGCTGGGGCGGCGCGCGCCCCGCTGGATCGTGATGTGCGGGGTCGTCGTGCTGGCCGCGATCACGTGCGCGCACCTGATCGTCTCGCTCGGCCCGGCGCCGTTGCTGTCGGGACTGTTCGGCCTCGTGCCGATCGCGCTCCTCGTGGGTGGCTTCAGTCGCCGCCGGGTGGCGCGCCCCCTTCTCGGCGCGTACACGGTCGCGATCCTCATCGGGATCATCGTGGGTCTGCCGCGGACGTTCCTGGGCCTCGGCCCGGCACCGTTCCTCGTCGCCGTGATCGTCGCGTGGTTCCTCATGGAGATGGTGCTGCAGGTGCGGCGCGGCCTGGAGGCGCTCGCGTCGGAGGATCCGCTCACCGGCGCCGTCAACCGCCTCGGGCTCGACACGGCGCTGCGGCAGGAGATCCGACGGGCCGGCCGCCGTGGGGGAGCGCTCGCGCTTGTGCTCATCGACTTCGACCGCTTCAAGCAGCTCAACGACCGCCTCGGGCACGCGCGCGGCGACGCCGTGCTCCGCAGCGCCGTCGACGCGTGGCGCGGCGGCCTGCGCGAGGGAGACGTGCTGGCCCGACTCGGCGGCGACGAGTTCGCGATCCTGCTGCCCGGCGCCGACGAGTCGGCGGCGCGATCGATCATGACGCGGCTCGAGGCCGCGTCGGATGCGGAGTGGTCCTGGGGCGTGGCCGAGCTGCGCGCGGGCGATCAGGGGGCTGACCTGATCGAGCGCGCCGACCGATCCCTGTACGCGGCCAAGCGCGCGCGCTGA
- a CDS encoding 3-hydroxyacyl-CoA dehydrogenase — MQNLTVLGTGVLGSQIIFQAAYSGKTVVAYDISDEILAKLPERWEYLKPLYLRDLPDATPEKLDAAVARIRATSDLADALSDADIVIEAVPERLDIKRDTWAKVSAVAPEKTIFCTNSSTLLPSDIVDATDRPSKFLALHFANEVWRNNTGEVMAQAQTDPAVFEQVAGFAEEIGMVAIRVKKEQPGYVLNSLLVPLLSAAAALWVKGVADIETIDLTWRKATGAPLGPFQIFDVVGMVTPYNLNKDSADPIQREFAERIKKDYIDTGRLGRGVGKGFYDYA; from the coding sequence ATGCAGAACCTCACCGTTCTCGGCACGGGTGTGCTGGGATCGCAGATCATCTTCCAGGCCGCGTACTCGGGCAAGACCGTCGTCGCATACGACATCAGCGACGAGATCCTCGCCAAGCTGCCCGAGCGCTGGGAGTACCTGAAGCCGCTGTACCTGCGCGACTTGCCGGACGCGACGCCGGAGAAGCTCGACGCCGCCGTCGCGCGGATCCGCGCGACCAGCGACCTCGCCGACGCGCTGTCGGATGCGGACATCGTGATCGAGGCCGTGCCCGAGCGCCTCGACATCAAGCGCGACACGTGGGCGAAGGTCTCGGCGGTCGCGCCGGAGAAGACGATCTTCTGCACCAACTCGTCGACGCTGCTGCCGAGCGACATCGTGGACGCCACCGATCGCCCCTCCAAGTTCCTCGCGCTGCACTTCGCCAACGAGGTGTGGAGGAACAACACCGGCGAGGTCATGGCGCAGGCCCAGACCGATCCGGCGGTGTTCGAGCAGGTCGCGGGGTTCGCCGAGGAGATTGGCATGGTGGCGATCCGGGTCAAGAAGGAGCAGCCGGGCTACGTGCTGAACTCGCTCCTCGTGCCGCTGCTCAGTGCCGCCGCGGCGCTGTGGGTGAAGGGCGTCGCCGACATCGAGACGATCGACCTCACCTGGCGCAAGGCCACGGGCGCTCCCCTGGGCCCGTTCCAGATCTTCGACGTCGTCGGCATGGTGACGCCGTACAACCTGAACAAGGACAGCGCGGACCCGATCCAGCGGGAGTTCGCCGAGCGGATCAAGAAGGACTACATCGACACCGGCCGCCTCGGTCGCGGCGTCGGCAAGGGCTTCTACGACTACGCCTGA
- a CDS encoding M23 family metallopeptidase → MAAAAVPTTQDVAVRDDRETALAPVDVTPATVVPTSRRARRASARTTTWSVQPAAAAAQTATESEPAPEVAPTPEPSAVTESIVVESTTDHPFSRWFGSAPESEPAAEADAPAADPADAPEPAPEAEAQDEPCEAADPFLEAVRAFAATGETTVIPQPAPRADGEHVAQGRTARAGRMRRIATTAVASVGVMGIVGMLAVGLTTPVGAVAAPAEGENPAAATATAASIAPPADENDIQAFVAPADVASEALEVTAEFDSQTFAEIAAAEGINVSNAVFTNDPTADIQWPFAVGVGISSYYGTRWGRLHEGIDFVPGNGAPVQAIADGTVRIATESGGAYGVNVYIDHVIDGQLVTSHYAHMQYNSLRVTAGQRVKVGDVIGLTGNTGRSYGAHMHFEIIIGGSTVDPLPWLRQWANTHYPEEQVAADVTEDEDAGSSSEGD, encoded by the coding sequence ATGGCTGCGGCGGCCGTGCCGACGACCCAGGATGTGGCGGTCCGCGACGATCGCGAGACCGCGCTCGCGCCGGTCGATGTGACGCCGGCGACGGTCGTCCCCACGAGCCGCCGCGCGCGTCGCGCGAGCGCGCGCACCACGACCTGGTCGGTCCAGCCGGCCGCCGCCGCTGCGCAGACCGCGACCGAGTCCGAGCCCGCCCCGGAGGTCGCGCCGACCCCCGAGCCCTCCGCGGTCACCGAGAGCATCGTCGTCGAGTCGACGACCGATCACCCCTTCTCCCGCTGGTTCGGCTCGGCCCCCGAGTCCGAGCCGGCCGCCGAGGCCGACGCTCCGGCGGCCGACCCCGCCGATGCGCCCGAGCCCGCCCCCGAGGCCGAGGCTCAGGACGAGCCGTGCGAGGCCGCCGATCCGTTCCTCGAGGCCGTGCGCGCCTTCGCCGCGACGGGCGAGACCACGGTCATCCCGCAGCCCGCGCCGCGCGCCGACGGCGAGCACGTCGCCCAGGGTCGCACCGCGCGCGCCGGCCGCATGCGCCGCATCGCCACGACGGCCGTCGCGTCGGTGGGCGTGATGGGCATCGTCGGCATGCTCGCCGTCGGCCTCACCACCCCGGTCGGCGCCGTCGCCGCTCCCGCGGAGGGCGAGAACCCCGCCGCGGCCACCGCGACGGCCGCGAGCATCGCGCCGCCGGCGGACGAGAACGACATCCAGGCCTTCGTGGCCCCGGCCGACGTCGCGAGCGAGGCCCTCGAGGTCACCGCGGAGTTCGACAGCCAGACGTTCGCCGAGATCGCTGCTGCCGAGGGCATCAACGTGTCCAACGCGGTGTTCACGAACGACCCCACCGCCGACATCCAGTGGCCCTTCGCGGTCGGCGTGGGCATCAGCTCGTACTACGGCACCCGCTGGGGCCGCCTGCACGAGGGCATCGACTTCGTGCCGGGCAACGGCGCGCCCGTTCAGGCGATCGCCGACGGCACGGTGCGCATCGCCACCGAGTCCGGCGGGGCGTATGGCGTGAACGTCTACATCGATCATGTGATCGACGGCCAGCTCGTCACGAGCCACTACGCGCACATGCAGTACAACTCGCTGCGCGTGACCGCCGGGCAGCGCGTCAAGGTCGGCGACGTCATCGGCCTTACGGGCAACACCGGGCGCTCGTACGGCGCCCACATGCACTTCGAGATCATCATCGGCGGCTCGACCGTCGATCCGCTGCCGTGGCTGCGCCAGTGGGCCAACACCCACTACCCGGAGGAGCAGGTTGCGGCCGATGTGACCGAGGACGAGGACGCCGGATCGTCCTCCGAGGGGGACTGA
- a CDS encoding inositol monophosphatase family protein produces MTTPGDLRALAREIAAEAAELAARRRAEGVAVAASKSSLADIVTEADREVEALIRARLAAERPDDAFLGEESAAAGGTSGITWVVDPIDGTVNYAFGMPSWAVSIAVVEGPADPLSWRALAGVVHAPKLGEVFEAAAGEGAFLDGRPLRVTTEAPAGALIATGFGYDPATHAPALGVLQRVMPLARDLRRSGSASLDLSYVAAGRLDGYYERGLAPWDHAAGALLVQEAGGRIGWHPADETGRSMIVAASPIVFDALDAAVAPEM; encoded by the coding sequence ATGACGACTCCTGGGGACCTGCGGGCGCTCGCCCGAGAGATCGCGGCCGAGGCCGCCGAGCTGGCGGCTCGCCGCCGGGCGGAGGGGGTAGCGGTCGCGGCGAGCAAGTCGTCGCTCGCCGACATCGTGACCGAGGCCGACCGCGAGGTCGAGGCGCTCATCCGCGCCCGCCTGGCGGCAGAGCGCCCCGACGACGCGTTCCTCGGCGAGGAATCGGCCGCCGCCGGCGGGACCAGCGGGATCACGTGGGTCGTCGACCCGATCGACGGCACCGTCAACTACGCGTTCGGCATGCCGTCGTGGGCCGTGAGCATCGCGGTGGTCGAGGGCCCCGCCGATCCGCTGAGCTGGCGCGCGCTCGCCGGGGTCGTGCACGCGCCCAAGCTCGGCGAGGTGTTCGAGGCCGCGGCAGGGGAGGGCGCCTTCCTCGACGGTCGGCCGCTGCGCGTGACGACCGAGGCACCGGCGGGCGCGCTCATCGCCACCGGATTCGGCTACGACCCCGCCACGCACGCGCCCGCCCTCGGGGTGCTGCAGCGCGTCATGCCGCTGGCGCGCGACCTGCGCCGCAGCGGATCGGCGTCGCTCGACCTCTCGTACGTCGCGGCCGGGCGCCTCGACGGGTACTACGAGCGCGGCCTCGCGCCGTGGGATCACGCGGCCGGCGCGCTGCTCGTGCAGGAGGCCGGCGGGCGGATCGGCTGGCACCCCGCCGACGAGACCGGGCGATCGATGATCGTCGCCGCCAGCCCCATCGTCTTCGACGCGTTGGACGCCGCCGTCGCTCCGGAGATGTGA
- a CDS encoding FBP domain-containing protein, which produces MRPMTEQDVLDSFVNATPDELRVAAMPHDFLLTEWDHLDFLAWADPHSRGRGYIVTEIDGRPTGIVLRRAAGSSQARSAFCNLCRTMQPGNQVALFTARKAGEEGELGNSVGTYICADLSCHENVRLAMPLAPNEYRGSVDMKIDGTARRSRDFVARVAAAA; this is translated from the coding sequence ATGCGACCGATGACCGAGCAGGACGTGCTCGACTCGTTCGTCAACGCCACCCCGGACGAGCTGCGCGTCGCGGCGATGCCGCACGACTTCCTGCTGACGGAGTGGGATCACCTCGACTTCCTCGCGTGGGCGGACCCGCACTCGCGCGGCCGCGGCTACATCGTCACCGAGATCGACGGTCGCCCGACCGGCATCGTGCTGCGCCGTGCCGCCGGCTCGTCGCAGGCTCGTTCGGCGTTCTGCAACCTCTGCCGCACGATGCAGCCGGGCAACCAGGTGGCGCTGTTCACCGCGCGCAAGGCCGGCGAGGAGGGCGAGCTCGGCAACAGCGTCGGCACCTATATCTGCGCCGACCTGTCGTGCCACGAGAACGTGCGCCTGGCGATGCCGCTGGCGCCGAACGAGTACCGCGGCAGCGTCGACATGAAGATCGACGGCACCGCCCGCCGGTCCCGCGACTTCGTGGCCCGCGTGGCCGCGGCCGCCTGA
- a CDS encoding YajQ family cyclic di-GMP-binding protein, protein MADSSFDIVSKVDRQEADNALNQARKEVEQRYDFRGTDASIEWSGEQILIKANSDDRALAVLDVFQSKLIKRGISLKSLDSGEPQASGKEYRIVSSLKNGIDQDNAKKIGKIIRDEGPKGVKSQIQGDEVRVSSKSRDDLQEVIRLLKSKDLDLDLQFVNYR, encoded by the coding sequence ATGGCAGACAGCAGCTTCGACATCGTCTCCAAGGTCGATCGCCAGGAGGCCGACAACGCGCTCAACCAGGCACGCAAGGAGGTCGAGCAGCGCTACGACTTCCGAGGCACCGACGCCTCGATCGAGTGGAGCGGCGAGCAGATCCTCATCAAGGCCAACAGCGACGACCGCGCGCTCGCGGTGCTCGACGTGTTCCAGTCGAAGCTCATCAAGCGCGGCATCTCGCTGAAGAGCCTCGACTCGGGCGAGCCGCAGGCCAGCGGCAAGGAGTACCGGATCGTCTCGAGCCTGAAGAACGGGATCGATCAGGACAACGCGAAGAAGATCGGAAAGATCATCCGCGACGAGGGCCCCAAGGGCGTCAAGAGCCAGATCCAGGGCGACGAGGTGCGCGTCTCGAGCAAGAGCCGCGACGACCTGCAGGAGGTCATCCGCCTGCTGAAGTCGAAGGACCTCGACCTCGACCTCCAGTTCGTCAACTACCGGTGA
- a CDS encoding HAD family hydrolase encodes MAASVVFDFDGTLAVGNGAVLAYAREVARRAGTGFLERVERTLAAFDDGLEDRFRDGYDIVGILGRDAGIAPDELQDAYLASRAALGGPDAPVDMAPGLDELLAALPASTRVVLATNAPALGVEPLLDAWGVRARIDALHYDTGKPAGLTPIIRDALALGPVLSVGDIVENDLAPAAALGADTALVGATAAESAAAVTMRAATLAELAPQILAWAHRADALTPVLPGTGHPLER; translated from the coding sequence TTGGCAGCGAGCGTCGTGTTCGATTTCGACGGCACCCTCGCCGTCGGCAACGGCGCCGTGCTTGCCTACGCCCGCGAGGTCGCCCGTCGCGCGGGAACCGGCTTCCTGGAGCGCGTCGAGCGCACGCTCGCCGCGTTCGACGACGGGCTCGAGGATCGCTTCCGCGACGGCTACGACATCGTCGGCATCCTCGGGCGCGACGCCGGCATCGCGCCCGACGAGCTGCAGGATGCCTACCTCGCCAGCCGCGCGGCGCTCGGCGGCCCCGACGCCCCCGTCGACATGGCGCCGGGCCTGGACGAGCTCCTCGCGGCGCTGCCCGCCTCGACCCGCGTCGTGCTCGCGACGAACGCCCCGGCGCTCGGCGTGGAGCCGCTGCTCGATGCGTGGGGCGTGCGCGCACGGATCGACGCGCTGCACTACGACACCGGCAAGCCCGCCGGCCTGACCCCGATCATCCGCGACGCCCTCGCGCTCGGCCCGGTGTTGTCCGTCGGCGACATCGTCGAGAACGACCTCGCCCCCGCCGCGGCGCTCGGCGCCGACACCGCGCTCGTGGGCGCCACGGCGGCCGAATCGGCGGCGGCGGTCACGATGCGCGCGGCGACGCTCGCGGAGCTCGCTCCCCAGATCCTCGCGTGGGCCCACCGGGCCGACGCGCTGACCCCCGTGCTGCCCGGCACGGGCCACCCCCTCGAAAGGTGA
- a CDS encoding PhnD/SsuA/transferrin family substrate-binding protein yields the protein MRKTLIASGAVAMLALGLAGCASSDDAADAAGATEWPESITLSLVPSVEGEDLAEALGPLTDYLSEGLGIEVEGVVATNYAATVEALGADQAQVVITDAGSLYNAIEQYDAKLIARDVRFGATSYAAVAYTNNPDKYCDDEPVMATYDASGIELSYCNGLEEAGASATGQGPKGVEAFEKLAGAKVALQAATSPAGYQYPVVAMRDAGIDTDADIEQIPVEGNNNAVLAVANGDAEVGFGYWDARTTVTSEVPDIAEKAVAFAYTEMIPNGGVAVANSLPADLVEELATLLDEYADSSEEAATVMFDLVGLSDWTTDTAEDEITRYGEILAQFQG from the coding sequence ATGCGCAAGACCCTGATCGCGTCGGGTGCCGTCGCGATGCTCGCCCTCGGACTCGCCGGCTGCGCGTCCTCCGACGACGCGGCCGATGCCGCCGGCGCCACCGAGTGGCCCGAGTCGATCACCCTCTCGCTCGTCCCCTCGGTCGAGGGCGAGGACCTGGCCGAAGCGCTCGGCCCGCTCACCGACTACCTCTCGGAGGGCCTCGGCATCGAGGTCGAGGGCGTCGTCGCCACCAACTACGCCGCCACGGTCGAGGCGCTCGGCGCCGACCAGGCCCAGGTCGTCATCACCGACGCCGGCTCGCTCTACAACGCGATCGAGCAGTACGACGCCAAGCTGATCGCGCGCGACGTGCGCTTCGGCGCCACCTCGTACGCCGCGGTCGCCTACACGAACAACCCCGACAAGTACTGCGACGACGAGCCGGTCATGGCCACCTACGACGCCAGCGGCATCGAGCTGTCGTACTGCAACGGCCTGGAGGAGGCCGGCGCATCGGCCACGGGCCAGGGCCCGAAGGGCGTCGAGGCGTTCGAGAAGCTCGCGGGCGCGAAGGTCGCGCTGCAGGCCGCCACCTCGCCGGCCGGCTACCAGTACCCCGTCGTGGCCATGCGCGACGCCGGCATCGACACCGACGCCGACATCGAGCAGATCCCGGTCGAGGGCAACAACAACGCCGTGCTGGCCGTCGCCAACGGCGACGCCGAGGTCGGCTTCGGCTACTGGGACGCCCGCACCACGGTGACCTCGGAGGTCCCCGACATCGCCGAGAAGGCCGTGGCCTTCGCCTACACCGAGATGATCCCCAACGGCGGCGTCGCGGTCGCGAACTCGCTGCCCGCCGACCTCGTCGAGGAGCTGGCGACGCTGCTCGACGAGTACGCCGACTCGTCGGAGGAGGCCGCCACGGTCATGTTCGACCTCGTGGGCCTGAGCGACTGGACCACCGACACGGCCGAGGACGAGATCACCCGCTACGGCGAGATCCTCGCGCAGTTCCAGGGCTGA
- the phnC gene encoding phosphonate ABC transporter ATP-binding protein: protein MTSGAHTAEAGLVPASASWPIRLERVSVTYPNGTAALRDVSLTIAPGEMVSIVGLSGSGKSTLIRTINGLVPVTGGTVEVGPYTVSGLAGRRLRELRGHVGMIFQGFNLAERVDVYRNTLVGRFARAGALRSLLGIPTPEDREIALRALDAVGMLDKVWTRAGSLSGGQKQRVAIARALSQEPQVMLADEPVASLDPPTAHAVMAELERIGVERGLTVLVNLHLMDLARDYTTRMIGLRAGELVYDGPAADATDADFEQIYGRRIQPQDRLGATS, encoded by the coding sequence ATGACATCCGGCGCGCACACCGCGGAGGCCGGGCTCGTCCCGGCCTCCGCCTCCTGGCCGATCCGCCTCGAGCGGGTCTCGGTCACGTACCCCAACGGCACGGCCGCCCTGCGCGACGTGTCGCTCACGATCGCCCCGGGCGAGATGGTCTCGATCGTCGGGCTGTCCGGATCGGGCAAGTCGACGCTGATCCGCACGATCAACGGCCTGGTGCCCGTCACCGGCGGCACCGTCGAGGTCGGCCCCTACACGGTCTCGGGCCTCGCCGGCCGGCGCCTGCGCGAGCTGCGCGGTCACGTCGGCATGATCTTCCAGGGCTTCAACCTCGCCGAGCGCGTCGACGTGTACCGCAACACGCTCGTCGGCCGGTTCGCCCGCGCCGGCGCGCTCCGCTCGCTGCTGGGCATCCCCACGCCGGAGGACCGCGAGATCGCCCTGCGCGCGCTCGATGCCGTCGGCATGCTCGACAAGGTGTGGACGCGCGCCGGATCGCTCTCGGGCGGCCAGAAGCAGCGCGTGGCGATCGCCCGCGCGCTGTCGCAGGAGCCGCAGGTGATGCTCGCCGACGAGCCCGTCGCGAGTCTCGATCCGCCCACCGCGCACGCCGTGATGGCCGAGCTGGAGCGCATCGGCGTGGAGCGGGGGCTCACCGTGCTGGTGAACCTGCACCTCATGGACCTCGCCCGCGACTACACCACCCGCATGATCGGCCTGCGCGCCGGCGAGCTCGTGTACGACGGCCCCGCCGCCGACGCCACCGACGCGGACTTCGAGCAGATCTACGGGCGCCGCATCCAGCCGCAGGACCGCCTCGGGGCGACGTCGTGA